A stretch of DNA from Eriocheir sinensis breed Jianghai 21 unplaced genomic scaffold, ASM2467909v1 Scaffold1049, whole genome shotgun sequence:
CacaaaatccttcgagctggtcacactacattgccaagaggggcgaCATGCCAAAgtgcagccttctagaggcaatagcaaggccacactagacaaaaacggcaaagtgtctggagttcgtcaaaatcgctcacaAAAGGGTTTGCGTTTCgggctctagcgacgaaactactgggagtaggaaaatgttatgcatcatattggaaagcacattggcagggctaaagtatttgtcaAATAGGGTttttgaaattctaaaaaaatgagtgggtttcaaggttgggaactcataaatggtttttttttttcagagacaTTTTCTGcgactttattcatttttttaccattttgaTTCAGTTTTGGAGCCCGGTCGCGTATTAAAaactatagccctttcattttgccgtcgattgataccaaaatcatttctgtagccccagaaataaggaagCTATGGCGAtttgcaccaaagcggttgattttccaaaattcgcggcttaatgacaaggacgccgcaaaatcaaaagagtccgccgtccattacttgagatgtcactgctccAGCTCACCTGCGGGGTTGCCGCCCACACTGTCAGGGGATGGTCCGTCAGGGCATGGAGGCACGGCCGGCCGGCTTCGAGGCTTATTCGTGCGTGTCGTCGCTGACCTTCCACCTGGTGCACAGCAAACACCCGGCCAGCCTGCAGCAGGCTCCTGGTGCGCTGTGTCAGACTGCGGAAGTCCTCCTACAGGTCCCCGGTGGAGGAGGGAATTAAGAGCAAAGAGAGAGACATGTGGCTGCGCTGGCAGGAAACAAGCTGTGTAAAGAAAGCTGCTGACTCCTTAAGAGAGCTTTGCTTATGAAGCTGAACTCAAACTCACTGAGGCatcaacagaaacaccaattatgccatgacaggTGACCActggcactaacagaaacaccaattatgccatgacaaggtgaccactggtaactcactgaggcaccaacagaaacaccaattatgccatgacaaggtgaccactggtaactcactgaggcaccaacagaaacaccaattatgccatgacaaggtgaccactggtaactcactgaggcactaacagaaacaccaattatgccatgacaaggtgaccactggtaactcactgaggcactaacagaaacaccaattatgccatgacaaggtgaccactggtaactcactgaggcactaacagaaacaccaattatgccatgacaaggtgaccactggtaactcactgaggcaccaacagaaacaccaattatgccatgacaaggtgaccactggtaactcactgaggcactaacagaaacaccaattatgccatgacaaggtgaccactggtaactcactgaggcaccaacagaaacaccaattatgccatgacaaggtgaccactggtaactcactgaggcactaacagaaacaccaattatgccatgacaaggtgaccactggtaactcactgaggcactaacagaaacaccaattatgccatgacaaggtgaccactggtaactcactgaggcactaacagaaacaccaattatgccatgacaaggtacTGTGACCACTGGTGCTGTGTTGAGGTAAGGCAAACACAGCAATCACACAGTGACAAGGTAAGGTGACTGCAGTGCTGTGTTGAGGTAAGGTAAGCACTGCAGTGACGTGTGCCAGGGACTCGCTGTAACAAGAGTGAcactcgggggggggggggggtactgacCTTCAAGCTTGGCTCTAAGATGAACTGCACTTTTTCCATGATGGTGAGGTCTGCGTCTGAATGGGAACTGGgctcttctgggtctgactggggcctgggttcttttgggactgactggggcctgggttcttctgggactgactggggcctgggttcttctGTAGAAACTGTTTCCCAAGCCGCCTGGACAGCCTTGGCGGCCTCCAGGGCTGCACTAGATGCCTCTCCCACCTGAAACAACAACACTGGGTTAGGGAAGAGGCTCACACCCTCGCTCCTGTGTAACGCTTTCTATGCCCCATGTCTGTACCCCTGTGTATGCCCCCTATGTGTTCCCCTGTATATGCCCCCTGTGTGTACGCCTGTATATGTCCCCTGTGTGTATGCCACCAGTGTCTACCCCTGTATatgcttgtaatgtgtatattatcatGTACATATGAATGCATGTGTCGAAACACAAGCTCAGTGTCGCCACAGGATGTTAGTGGACACGTAGGCGCTTATGGTCGTGAGAACAGAAGCTGGGTTGACGCTAAATCAGCAAGGATCAGCACCGGAACGTTGTAAGTTCCGGCCAGTCATCACCGGAAGACACACCCTTCCGGCGAACCAGCAACGCAACTAAAACGAGCGAGCAGCgccaagagggaggagaagaagacgggtGAGGGCGCGGGGCACAAGGTCCGCTCCGGGTGTGCTCCCAGCGTGTACCCTTGTGCATGCCCCCTGTGTGTACTCTTGTGCATACCCCTTGTGTGCACCACtgtgtatgccccctgtgtgtTGCCTGGTGTGTTTACTCGCGTGGCTGAGGGCCCAGGGCACAGGTGCagcacactcaccttcctggcggTGGTGAGGATGCCGGCGTCAGGGAAACACTGCTGGCACTCCTCCAACACCTGCTCCGCCTCACTGGTGATGTGGATCACCTCACCCACCATCTTGAATGCCTCTTGCTCTGTTGCACGAGTGCGCAACTTCTCCCGCACAGCCTGcagctcctgctccttcttcttcgcctccttcctcttcggtGCCACACGGAACTTTTCCTGCTGCAGGAGCTCCCTGGAACTCCTGCTCTGGTCCATCAGTCCCTGGAGGCTGTCCtccagctgctgctgccgctcGACCCAGCCTGTCAGGGTGGCCTCATACTGGTCCAGCTGGGACTGAGCCTCCTggcaggcggtgatggcggccacaactGTGGCCTCCTGTTCCTGCAGAAAGGAACGCATTTTCTTGGAGAGACCCGCTGCTCCCTTCTTGCCAGCTGATCCTGctgcccctttccccttcccggcACTGGGTGGCGGCGAGGCCTCCGCCGCCTTGCCGTCTCTCAGCCTTCTTATGAAGGCCTCAATTGTATAGCTGACAGGGAACTGCCCGCCCTCGGGCACGGCATGGGTGACGCGGCACTCCGGACAGGTAACACGGCCCTGCTCCTTCAGCTTATCTGTGCACAGTGTACAGACTGTGTGGCCACAGGGCAGAGTGCGTGGCCGCTGTACTAAGTCATCAAAGCCTGTCAGGCACACTGGACACTCCTCGGGGTTGTCACCCTGAAACAGAGAG
This window harbors:
- the LOC126989093 gene encoding uncharacterized protein LOC126989093, with product MWLCLPHSASLFQGDNPEECPVCLTGFDDLVQRPRTLPCGHTVCTLCTDKLKEQGRVTCPECRVTHAVPEGGQFPVSYTIEAFIRRLRDGKAAEASPPPSAGKGKGAAGSAGKKGAAGLSKKMRSFLQEQEATVVAAITACQEAQSQLDQYEATLTGWVERQQQLEDSLQGLMDQSRSSRELLQQEKFRVAPKRKEAKKKEQELQAVREKLRTRATEQEAFKMVGEVIHITSEAEQVLEECQQCFPDAGILTTARKVGEASSAALEAAKAVQAAWETVSTEEPRPQSVPEEPRPQSVPKEPRPQSDPEEPSSHSDADLTIMEKVQFILEPSLKEDFRSLTQRTRSLLQAGRVFAVHQVEGQRRHARISLEAGRPCLHALTDHPLTVWAATPQVSQVVPPSPPCTVFLDLSWPGRAPRRVHIRLSPDTQRGRQFLMLCTGQRGPSYRGTRLYAVVWKGEPGECVYGGDYESNDGKGECVLLPGLEEGGERRPWRAGDVLGWGRQGVFVITTRDRQGVWRCCFFGEVVEGLHVVAEAAQHSDIKEVTVVDCGVVL